A genomic stretch from Pseudodesulfovibrio senegalensis includes:
- the acs gene encoding acetate--CoA ligase produces MSEEKNIESMMKEGRLFEPPAEMQAQAHVRSMEEFEAAAKRADEDPEGFWAERATELVDWFKPWDSVLEYDFHKPEINWFKGGKLNVAYNCLDRHLENGRRNKAAIIWQGEPDEDVRVFTYQMLYTEVCKFANALKKMGVKKGDRVALYLPMVPELAVALLACARIGAMHSVVFAGFSALSLQSRIQDCEAKVLVTADAVLRAGKTIPLKPNADEALSQCPTVEQVVVVQRAGNDVDMVEGRDNWWHEIMEADDINGPCPPEEMDAEDELFILYTSGSTGKPKGVVHTTGGYLTYAAHTLQWVFDIKEDDVYWCTADIGWITGHSYIVYGPLCLGATSLMFEGVPSYPKPDRFWQIVEKFGVNIFYTAPTVIRALMREGTQWTQRHDLSSLRLLGSVGEPINPEAWMWYHDNIGGGKLPICDTWWQTETGGFMISPLPYATPLKPGSATRALPGVDAHIIRSDMSEADPNEGGHLVIKKPWPGMLRGVYKDPERFKKTYFERFPGMYEAGDGARMDADGYLWIMGRLDDVINVSGHRLGTAEIESALVAHPAVAEAAVVGMPHQVKGQSIYAYVTLKGDEDESDELRLELKKWVRSEIGPIATPEVLQFADGLPKTRSGKIMRRVLRKIAADQDDFGDTSTLADAGVIADLVEGRNELMES; encoded by the coding sequence ATGAGCGAAGAAAAGAACATTGAGAGCATGATGAAGGAAGGACGCCTGTTCGAGCCGCCTGCGGAGATGCAGGCCCAGGCCCATGTCCGCAGCATGGAGGAATTCGAGGCCGCGGCCAAGCGCGCGGATGAAGACCCGGAAGGCTTCTGGGCCGAGCGCGCCACCGAGCTGGTGGACTGGTTCAAGCCGTGGGATTCCGTGCTGGAATACGATTTTCACAAGCCCGAGATCAACTGGTTCAAGGGCGGCAAGCTCAACGTGGCCTACAACTGCCTGGACAGGCATCTGGAAAACGGCCGGCGCAACAAGGCCGCCATCATCTGGCAGGGCGAGCCGGACGAGGACGTGCGTGTCTTCACCTACCAGATGCTCTACACGGAGGTCTGCAAATTCGCCAACGCGCTCAAGAAGATGGGCGTGAAAAAGGGCGACCGCGTGGCCCTGTATCTGCCCATGGTGCCGGAGCTGGCCGTTGCCCTGCTGGCCTGCGCACGCATCGGGGCCATGCATTCCGTGGTCTTTGCCGGATTTTCCGCGCTTTCCCTGCAATCGCGCATTCAGGACTGCGAAGCCAAGGTGCTGGTCACGGCGGACGCGGTGCTGCGCGCGGGCAAGACCATTCCGCTCAAGCCCAATGCTGACGAGGCCCTGAGCCAATGCCCCACCGTGGAACAGGTCGTGGTGGTGCAGCGTGCGGGCAACGACGTGGACATGGTCGAGGGCCGCGACAACTGGTGGCACGAGATCATGGAAGCCGACGACATCAACGGTCCGTGCCCGCCCGAGGAGATGGACGCCGAAGACGAGCTGTTCATCCTCTATACCTCCGGGTCCACGGGCAAGCCCAAGGGCGTTGTGCACACCACCGGCGGCTACCTGACCTATGCCGCGCACACCCTGCAATGGGTTTTCGACATCAAGGAAGACGACGTGTACTGGTGCACGGCGGACATCGGCTGGATCACCGGCCATTCCTATATCGTGTACGGACCGCTCTGCCTCGGGGCCACCTCGCTCATGTTCGAGGGCGTGCCCAGCTATCCCAAGCCGGACCGTTTCTGGCAGATCGTGGAGAAGTTCGGGGTCAATATCTTTTACACCGCGCCCACGGTCATCCGCGCGCTCATGCGCGAGGGAACCCAGTGGACGCAACGGCACGACCTTTCCAGCCTGCGGCTGCTCGGTTCGGTGGGCGAGCCCATCAACCCCGAGGCGTGGATGTGGTATCACGACAACATCGGCGGCGGTAAGCTGCCCATCTGCGACACATGGTGGCAGACCGAAACCGGCGGGTTCATGATCTCGCCCCTGCCCTATGCCACGCCGCTCAAGCCCGGCTCGGCCACCCGCGCCCTGCCCGGCGTGGACGCGCACATCATCCGTTCGGACATGAGCGAGGCCGACCCCAACGAGGGCGGGCATCTGGTGATCAAGAAACCGTGGCCCGGCATGCTTCGCGGCGTGTACAAGGACCCGGAACGGTTCAAGAAGACCTATTTCGAACGCTTCCCGGGCATGTATGAGGCGGGCGACGGCGCGCGCATGGATGCAGACGGCTATCTCTGGATCATGGGGCGGCTCGACGACGTCATCAACGTGTCCGGCCATCGGCTCGGCACTGCCGAGATCGAGTCCGCGCTCGTGGCGCACCCTGCCGTTGCCGAGGCCGCGGTTGTGGGCATGCCGCATCAGGTCAAGGGACAGTCCATCTACGCCTATGTGACCCTCAAGGGCGACGAGGATGAATCCGACGAACTGCGGCTTGAACTCAAGAAGTGGGTTCGCTCCGAGATCGGACCCATTGCCACGCCCGAGGTGCTCCAGTTTGCGGACGGCCTGCCCAAGACGCGTTCCGGCAAGATCATGCGCCGCGTGCTGCGCAAGATCGCCGCGGATCAGGACGATTTCGGCGACACCTCGACCCTGGCCGACGCCGGTGTCATCGCCGACCTCGTGGAGGGAAGGAACGAACTCATGGAATCATAG
- a CDS encoding C10 family peptidase, which produces MRTCVHGLAAVFVVVLFLTSACFAAPVSPDQAKQAVQGWLVLDQKPMGMDMQGSSAQSVAAHAVSDGDAAYYIVALSGGGFVAVAGDDLVEPIVGFQNDGSFDADPNNPLFALLEQDMRGRQAKARSMTGMDMSASAENGANKRWATLLNAAAMAAQGVDLSVEMGEATISDVRVASLVDSRWGQSTVGGENTYNIYTPNNYVCGCVATAMSQLMRYHRFPVEGVGNNTIFSIKVDGEYQHNWRFRGGDGSGGPYVWDDMPLVPDASTPLAQRQAISGLTLDVGLAVSMDYGNDGSGTNTLYAASMLPYFFGYANAIPGFNSGNNLEASARNTMVNPNLDADLPVLLGITGTAGGHAIVCDGYGYDSSTMYHHLNMGWSGSDDVWYNLPAIDCDPAFTSVYKCVFNVFTDKTGEIISGRVLDADGNPVSGSLVVATSSTDGSKVTDVTNEKGVFGLVGVASSTEYTVKPYHSGLSFVAQTVTTGDSGDSESYTSSSGNVWGIDFTPVTAVDAAGAARNLLLLQ; this is translated from the coding sequence ATGAGGACATGTGTCCACGGCCTTGCGGCCGTGTTTGTCGTGGTGTTGTTTTTGACTTCGGCCTGCTTTGCGGCACCCGTGTCACCGGATCAGGCAAAACAGGCCGTGCAGGGCTGGCTGGTTCTGGACCAGAAGCCCATGGGCATGGACATGCAGGGCAGTTCGGCGCAGTCCGTTGCGGCCCATGCCGTTTCCGATGGAGACGCGGCCTATTACATTGTTGCACTGTCGGGCGGCGGTTTCGTGGCCGTGGCTGGCGACGACCTCGTGGAACCCATCGTGGGTTTCCAGAACGACGGTTCCTTTGACGCCGACCCGAACAATCCGCTCTTTGCCCTGCTGGAGCAGGACATGCGCGGCAGGCAGGCCAAGGCCCGGTCCATGACCGGCATGGACATGAGCGCGTCCGCCGAAAACGGCGCCAACAAGCGCTGGGCCACGTTGCTGAACGCCGCGGCCATGGCCGCCCAAGGCGTGGATCTGAGCGTGGAAATGGGGGAAGCGACCATTTCCGACGTTCGTGTGGCCTCGCTGGTTGATTCGCGTTGGGGGCAATCCACTGTTGGCGGAGAGAATACGTATAACATTTATACGCCCAATAATTACGTGTGCGGGTGCGTGGCCACGGCCATGTCGCAACTCATGCGTTATCATCGTTTTCCTGTCGAGGGAGTGGGTAACAATACCATTTTTTCCATCAAGGTGGATGGCGAGTATCAGCATAATTGGCGATTTCGTGGTGGAGACGGTTCGGGAGGCCCGTATGTGTGGGACGACATGCCGCTTGTCCCGGACGCATCGACACCCTTGGCCCAGCGGCAAGCCATCAGCGGTTTGACTCTTGATGTCGGGTTGGCCGTGAGTATGGATTACGGAAATGATGGCTCGGGAACAAACACGCTCTATGCCGCCTCTATGCTTCCGTATTTTTTTGGCTATGCCAATGCCATCCCTGGCTTCAATTCCGGGAACAATCTTGAGGCATCTGCCCGAAATACGATGGTCAACCCCAATCTGGACGCGGACCTGCCCGTGCTGCTGGGCATTACGGGGACTGCTGGCGGGCACGCCATTGTCTGCGACGGCTACGGGTATGACTCCTCCACCATGTATCACCATCTGAACATGGGTTGGTCCGGCAGCGACGATGTCTGGTACAACCTGCCTGCCATTGATTGTGACCCGGCGTTCACTTCGGTCTACAAGTGCGTATTCAATGTATTCACGGACAAGACCGGGGAGATCATCAGCGGCCGGGTGCTGGACGCGGACGGCAATCCCGTTTCCGGTTCTCTGGTTGTGGCCACGTCGTCAACAGACGGCAGCAAGGTTACGGATGTGACCAATGAGAAGGGCGTTTTCGGCCTTGTGGGTGTCGCGTCTTCCACGGAGTATACGGTCAAGCCGTATCACAGCGGCCTTTCTTTTGTCGCCCAGACTGTGACGACAGGAGACAGTGGAGATAGCGAGAGTTATACGTCCAGTTCCGGCAACGTCTGGGGTATCGATTTCACGCCTGTGACCGCTGTAGACGCGGCCGGGGCTGCTCGTAATTTGTTGCTGTTGCAGTAG